From the Niveibacterium microcysteis genome, the window CCAAAAGGCGAAGCGGACACCGCCCTGCTCGCTGCACTGGTCTCGCACATTGACCATACCGCTGCGCAGACGGCCAACCGCGACGTGGTGGGGCCCAGTGCACAGCAGGGCAGCACCGCGGAACTGGTCGCGCGTTGTGACCGGCTTGGTGGGCTTGAAGGCACGCTATGCCGTAAGCGCATCTGCAAGGGCTTGTGGGGTAGCGACCCGGCCTGCCCGAGTCGTTGAGCAGCGCACATTCGACGCGCGGCAAGCGCCTCAGTCGAACAGGGAGCGGGTCTGGCCCAGCGGCTCCGCTTCCGCCTTGAGTTGCGGTTCCAGCTCAGCCACCTTCACGCCAAGCAGGCGGAGCTTTCGCTCGATCGGCACGCGGCGCAGGCAATCGACCGCCACATCGCGGATCGTCATGAAATCGGCGGTGGCGTAGGTCAGTTTGCGGTCCCGCGTTACCTGCTCGAAGTTATCGAACTTCACTTTCACACCGATGCTTCGGCCGACGTAGCCCTTGGCGGCCAGGTCGGCAGCCACCTGCCGAGAGAGCTTCACGATCACCGATAGCAGCGTGAGCGGATCTCGGGTGTCGTGGGGAAAGGTGATCTCCCTTGAGCGCGATTTGGGCTCCTGATGTGTTTCAACGGGCCGCTCGTCGCGCCCCGCCCCGGCATCGGCCAGCCAGCGCCCGTAGCTCTGGCCGAAGTGCCGCACCAGCATGTGGGGTGATGCGGCCGCCAGTTCACCGATCGTGCGGATGCCCAACTGTTCGAGCTTTGAATTTGCCTTCGGGCCGACGCCGTTGATCTTGCTGACTGCAAGCGGCCAGATCCGCGCTGCTATCGCCGATTCATCGATGATTGTCAGCCCGTTCGGCTTGTCCAGATCAGAGGCGATCTTTGCGATCAACTTGTTCGGCGCGATCCCGATCGAACAGGTCAGGCCGGTCGCCGCCGTAACCCGCGCCTTGATTGCCCGCGCAAGCGTTTCGGTATCGCCCGGCACATCGGTCAGGTCGATATAGATTTCATCGATGCCGCGATCTTCAATGCAGTCGGCAACTTCGGCCACGGCCGCCTTGAACAGGCGCGAGTAATGCCGATACGCGCCGAAATTCACCGGCAGCACGATCAGATCAGGGCATAGGCGCAGCGCGGTGCGGATCGGTTGCCCTGAACGGCAGCCAAAGGCCCGCGCCTCATAGGTCGCGGTGGTGAGCACGCCGCGGCTCGCCAGCAACTGCGCACGCCCTTCCGGCGTGCGCGAGTCGCCGATGCCGCCAATTGCCACCGGTAGCCCGCGCAGTTCGGGCTGGCGCAGCAGTTCGACCGACGCGAAGAACGCGTCCATGTCGAGGTGGGCGATGCGGCGATTCGGAAACATCGCGAAAGTTTACCGGAGGGGTTGAACTTTCCGCTGCCGTCGCCATCTACACCAGCGTACCGGTTCAGGAGAGCCGGTGCGGTTGATGGGGAGTAGCTCACTTCTG encodes:
- the dinB gene encoding DNA polymerase IV — encoded protein: MFPNRRIAHLDMDAFFASVELLRQPELRGLPVAIGGIGDSRTPEGRAQLLASRGVLTTATYEARAFGCRSGQPIRTALRLCPDLIVLPVNFGAYRHYSRLFKAAVAEVADCIEDRGIDEIYIDLTDVPGDTETLARAIKARVTAATGLTCSIGIAPNKLIAKIASDLDKPNGLTIIDESAIAARIWPLAVSKINGVGPKANSKLEQLGIRTIGELAAASPHMLVRHFGQSYGRWLADAGAGRDERPVETHQEPKSRSREITFPHDTRDPLTLLSVIVKLSRQVAADLAAKGYVGRSIGVKVKFDNFEQVTRDRKLTYATADFMTIRDVAVDCLRRVPIERKLRLLGVKVAELEPQLKAEAEPLGQTRSLFD